A region from the Cryptosporangium arvum DSM 44712 genome encodes:
- a CDS encoding helicase HerA domain-containing protein encodes MSDIELRALRSIRINFVPMQDDVWHPNPFHVDGMHQRAIDTVLDGLDEAFDSEASSPIGVVIQGQRGTGKTHLVGWLRDQIQDRDGFFFLLSLVDPAAFWPSTVVSILDGLTRKVKHRMPQRRALLTRLANDGELAPELLPQVVGDEPLTPQALTAFVHALRNVDDQIARECQDTARALVLYGSADMDVQDIGQSFLHSHADETGQGAAWGLGRHVKSAPVIVRDLFRLIALVGPSVIAVDQIDSIITAATTGAADSAVSDEAVRNVALDQIADGLMTLRENTRRTLTVLTCLPPTWTLITEEAVDTVQDRFRETSHLQTIPTEDFARALIGKRFERYYGRVGFEPPYPTWPIAPSAFRGVGQFTPRELLKRVDKHVRACVDRGEAVLLTSLAETIGGPGHRPPPVDVMAALDTRFEQLIASANVSHVLAHSTEDAVLPRLLNAGLEAWILEKEDTEKLFSYDPLPGLKPPLHARLRMTLDEKTEDEAHWAFRAIGAEHPNASRPRIQMACMMSGLSQKMPKRRLFLLRNAEWKAKPGTKFWTALNEFESAGGRTLGVSQADLKVLSALKVLLEESPNHLEAWLEDRRPSERVAFLREALSDLSTAGERTVSPPPEPGEAQEELPDVPTLVVGRAIDGGEAVTVELEALRKHTAIFAGSGSGKTVLIRRLVEECALRGVSSIVLDPNNDLARLGDAWPEPPAGWGAHDAAAAADYLGGTDVVVWTPRRQAGRALSFQALPDFASVRDDPDEFDAAIDAAVATLAPRARADGGTARSVRSRAVLTEALRFFARSGFSTLREFIAVLAAFPEDASRLENADRIAAELAQDLNAAVVNDPLFGGAGTLVDPGELLTPAPGKRARVSVISLVGLPSDEQRQSFVNQLQMALFAWVKKNPAGDRPLGGLFVMDEAQTLAPSGAMTACTQSTLALASQARKYGLGLVFATQAPKGLHNRIPGNAATQFFGLLNAPVQISAAQEMAKAKGGNVPDVGRMGTGEFYAAPEGSRFIKVKTPLCLSHHPKSPLTTEQVVERARTGA; translated from the coding sequence ATGAGCGACATCGAACTCAGAGCACTCCGGTCCATTCGGATCAACTTCGTTCCGATGCAGGACGACGTCTGGCATCCGAACCCGTTCCACGTGGACGGCATGCACCAGCGCGCGATCGACACCGTCCTCGACGGCTTGGACGAAGCCTTCGACAGCGAGGCGAGCAGCCCCATCGGCGTCGTCATCCAGGGGCAACGAGGTACCGGCAAAACCCATCTCGTCGGGTGGCTCCGGGACCAGATCCAGGACCGCGACGGCTTCTTCTTCCTGCTCAGTCTCGTCGACCCCGCGGCATTCTGGCCGAGCACGGTGGTGTCGATACTCGACGGGCTCACCCGGAAAGTGAAGCACCGGATGCCCCAGCGGCGGGCGTTGCTGACCCGCCTCGCGAACGACGGCGAGCTGGCTCCCGAACTGCTCCCCCAGGTCGTCGGTGACGAGCCGCTCACCCCGCAGGCACTGACGGCATTCGTTCACGCCCTGCGCAACGTCGACGACCAGATCGCCCGCGAGTGCCAGGACACGGCTCGTGCGCTCGTCCTGTACGGCTCCGCGGACATGGACGTCCAGGACATCGGCCAGAGTTTCCTGCATTCACACGCGGACGAGACCGGACAGGGCGCAGCGTGGGGCCTCGGAAGGCACGTCAAGAGCGCACCGGTCATCGTCCGTGATCTGTTCCGCCTGATCGCGTTGGTGGGTCCGAGCGTGATCGCTGTCGATCAGATCGACTCGATCATCACCGCCGCCACGACTGGTGCGGCGGACAGCGCGGTGAGCGACGAGGCGGTTCGCAACGTCGCGTTGGACCAGATCGCCGACGGGCTGATGACCCTCCGGGAGAACACGCGGCGAACGCTCACCGTGCTGACTTGCCTCCCCCCGACCTGGACGCTCATCACCGAAGAGGCCGTCGACACCGTGCAGGACCGATTCCGGGAAACCTCGCACCTGCAGACGATCCCGACCGAGGACTTCGCCCGGGCTCTGATCGGGAAACGATTCGAGCGGTACTACGGCCGTGTCGGATTCGAACCGCCCTACCCGACGTGGCCGATCGCGCCGTCCGCATTCCGGGGAGTCGGCCAGTTTACGCCACGTGAGCTGCTGAAACGTGTCGACAAGCATGTCCGGGCGTGCGTCGACCGCGGAGAGGCCGTGCTGTTGACCTCGCTCGCTGAGACGATCGGCGGTCCGGGGCACCGACCGCCGCCGGTGGACGTCATGGCCGCGCTGGACACCCGATTCGAGCAACTGATCGCTTCGGCCAACGTGTCGCACGTGCTGGCGCACTCCACCGAGGACGCTGTCCTGCCCCGGCTGCTCAATGCCGGGCTGGAAGCGTGGATCCTGGAGAAGGAAGACACCGAGAAGCTGTTCTCGTACGACCCCCTGCCCGGCCTGAAGCCGCCGCTGCACGCCCGACTGCGGATGACTCTCGACGAGAAGACCGAGGACGAGGCGCACTGGGCTTTCCGCGCGATCGGCGCCGAGCATCCCAACGCGAGCCGGCCGCGGATCCAAATGGCCTGCATGATGTCGGGGCTCTCCCAGAAGATGCCGAAGCGACGCCTCTTCCTGCTCCGGAACGCGGAGTGGAAAGCGAAGCCGGGCACGAAGTTCTGGACGGCGTTGAACGAGTTCGAGAGCGCCGGGGGCCGCACGCTGGGGGTTTCGCAGGCTGATCTCAAGGTGCTCTCCGCCTTGAAGGTGTTGCTGGAGGAGAGCCCGAACCACCTCGAGGCGTGGCTCGAAGATCGCCGCCCGAGTGAACGGGTCGCGTTCCTCCGTGAGGCGCTGTCCGACCTCTCGACGGCCGGCGAACGGACCGTCAGCCCGCCACCGGAGCCCGGCGAAGCGCAGGAGGAGCTTCCGGACGTTCCGACGCTCGTCGTGGGGCGGGCGATCGACGGCGGTGAGGCGGTGACCGTCGAGCTGGAAGCCCTGCGGAAGCACACCGCGATCTTCGCCGGTTCGGGGTCGGGGAAGACCGTGCTGATCCGGCGGCTGGTCGAGGAGTGTGCGCTGCGCGGGGTCTCGTCGATCGTGCTCGACCCCAACAACGACCTCGCGCGGCTCGGTGACGCCTGGCCCGAGCCGCCGGCGGGGTGGGGTGCGCACGATGCGGCCGCGGCCGCCGACTACCTGGGCGGCACCGACGTCGTCGTGTGGACACCGCGCCGGCAGGCCGGGCGGGCGCTGAGCTTCCAGGCCCTGCCGGACTTCGCGAGCGTCCGCGACGACCCCGACGAGTTCGACGCCGCGATCGACGCCGCCGTGGCGACGCTGGCCCCGAGGGCGCGGGCGGACGGCGGTACCGCACGGTCGGTGCGCTCGCGCGCGGTGCTGACCGAGGCCCTTCGGTTCTTCGCGCGCAGCGGGTTCTCGACGCTGCGCGAGTTCATCGCCGTGCTGGCGGCGTTCCCGGAGGACGCGAGCCGGCTGGAGAACGCCGACCGGATCGCCGCCGAACTCGCCCAGGACCTCAACGCCGCCGTCGTCAACGATCCGTTGTTCGGGGGTGCCGGCACTCTGGTCGACCCCGGTGAGCTGCTCACCCCAGCGCCGGGCAAGCGGGCCCGGGTGTCGGTGATCAGCCTGGTCGGGCTGCCCTCCGACGAGCAGCGGCAGAGCTTCGTCAACCAGCTGCAGATGGCGTTGTTCGCCTGGGTGAAGAAGAACCCGGCCGGCGACCGCCCGCTGGGTGGCCTGTTCGTGATGGACGAGGCCCAGACGCTGGCTCCGTCCGGGGCGATGACCGCGTGTACGCAGAGCACGCTGGCGCTGGCGTCGCAGGCGCGCAAGTACGGGCTCGGGCTCGTCTTCGCCACCCAGGCCCCGAAAGGGCTGCACAACCGGATTCCCGGCAACGCGGCGACGCAGTTCTTCGGCCTGCTCAACGCGCCGGTACAGATCAGCGCGGCGCAGGAGATGGCCAAGGCCAAGGGCGGGAACGTCCCGGACGTGGGGCGCATGGGCACCGGCGAGTTCTACGCGGCCCCCGAGGGTTCGCGGTTCATCAAGGTGAAGACGCCGCTGTGTCTGAGCCATCACCCGAAGAGTCCGCTGACCACCGAACAGGTCGTGGAGCGGGCACGCACCGGAGCGTGA
- a CDS encoding YfhO family protein — protein MATPAPEPSPDADEPVREPRWQRALTAVVMLAIIGYALAGIGAPLLGLKVFAATDMLADKAPYATSGLSDVQPTNTFLNDTVDSVLPNTALFGELFREGDVALWNPYQSGGSAFGSTPNYALYNPLSVPYLLLPGWLAPGYVKLLEIVVAAGATFLFLRRFSLGRAAAGLGGLVFVGSGFLIAWTNWPQSRVAAFIPAVFWCVERLVSSRRARDGALLCLAVAAMLLGGFPAVTGYTILFAGIYLVVRVLAEYGWSWRRIVGIVGGAGVALVGAVALAAIQLMPFVSAMSGVYIAGREQTPGDHLLPVTALTAVAPWAFGTTDPDRGPYWYLPVNLVESSVYVGAAAVLLALIAVAFPRVAAGRLPRGGFSYFLVATVLGLVVIYGGGAPLAALQKLPVLFSDNFVGRMRSVLCFLVAVLAAVGFDLLVRRVAVARDADGRVPRWAWVAWPTAVFGGALVVFAGLLWRGRRAAQIAQGGTEGGYRVSWFDDQILWAALFGALALAAIVLTWWAAARRPAVAGVAALVVPVLIAVQALSFAGPYWPKSDKDTYYPVTDVHRYLASHLGDDRYAAGGAMFVGADSAYPLRALNGHLFIGKRLGEALDGMPGWGLGDPPTYINFRSTLQTAQQPLFDRLGVKYFVSAPWDEVFGTVTEAANTGGTSAVRGDQPLRSEVPGTGPLRGVTVKLASAFRPASDATITVVLQDEKGAELARASRVIIGRDNRGEGVAAGTAMTIPVAGEDLPPGTKAYATFTQDAPEALTLAGGVSVVRPADDGLRLAYAGNAVVYERLTALPRIRWANTPVVEPDAAARITLVNSGTLKPGQVVLDAPGPAVKAGSTAKVSVLEDGADAISARVDASGEGYLVVADALQNDWAVTIDDKPATLVPADHGMVAVAVPAGVHTVSLSYRTPYHSLGTYLSAAAASVIVAIFVGAWFRSRRKRRSEPAEA, from the coding sequence GTGGCAACCCCGGCACCGGAGCCGTCACCCGATGCGGACGAGCCCGTGCGCGAACCGCGCTGGCAGCGGGCGCTCACCGCGGTTGTGATGCTCGCGATCATCGGGTACGCGCTGGCCGGCATCGGGGCGCCGCTGCTCGGCCTCAAGGTCTTCGCGGCCACCGACATGCTCGCGGACAAGGCGCCGTACGCGACGTCGGGGCTCTCGGATGTGCAGCCCACGAACACGTTCCTCAACGACACCGTCGACTCGGTGCTCCCGAACACCGCGCTGTTCGGCGAATTGTTCCGCGAGGGTGACGTCGCGCTCTGGAACCCCTACCAGTCCGGCGGTTCCGCGTTCGGGTCGACGCCCAACTACGCGCTGTACAACCCGCTGTCGGTGCCGTATCTGCTGTTGCCCGGCTGGCTGGCGCCCGGGTACGTGAAACTGCTCGAGATCGTCGTCGCCGCCGGGGCCACGTTCCTGTTCCTGCGCCGGTTCTCGCTCGGGCGTGCGGCCGCCGGCCTCGGCGGCCTGGTGTTCGTCGGCAGCGGCTTCCTGATCGCGTGGACGAACTGGCCACAGAGCCGGGTCGCGGCGTTCATCCCGGCGGTGTTCTGGTGCGTGGAGCGGCTGGTCTCGTCGCGCCGGGCACGGGACGGGGCGTTGCTGTGCCTGGCCGTGGCCGCGATGTTGCTCGGTGGGTTCCCGGCCGTGACCGGGTACACGATCCTGTTCGCCGGTATCTACCTCGTGGTCCGGGTCCTGGCCGAGTACGGGTGGTCGTGGCGGCGGATCGTCGGGATCGTCGGCGGTGCGGGCGTAGCCCTGGTGGGAGCGGTGGCGCTCGCCGCGATCCAGCTGATGCCGTTCGTCTCGGCGATGTCGGGCGTCTACATCGCCGGGCGCGAGCAGACCCCCGGCGACCACCTGCTGCCGGTGACCGCGCTGACCGCGGTGGCGCCGTGGGCGTTCGGCACCACCGACCCCGACCGCGGGCCGTACTGGTACCTGCCGGTGAACCTGGTCGAGTCGAGCGTGTACGTCGGCGCGGCCGCCGTGCTGCTCGCGTTGATCGCGGTCGCGTTCCCGCGGGTCGCGGCCGGGCGGTTGCCGCGCGGCGGGTTCTCGTACTTCCTCGTCGCGACCGTGCTCGGTCTGGTCGTGATCTACGGGGGCGGTGCGCCGCTGGCGGCGTTGCAGAAGCTTCCGGTGCTCTTCTCCGACAACTTCGTCGGGCGGATGCGCAGCGTGCTCTGCTTCCTGGTCGCCGTGCTGGCCGCGGTCGGCTTCGACCTGCTGGTGCGTCGGGTGGCGGTCGCGCGCGACGCCGACGGGCGCGTACCGCGGTGGGCGTGGGTGGCGTGGCCGACAGCCGTGTTCGGTGGTGCCCTCGTGGTGTTCGCGGGCCTGCTGTGGCGGGGGCGCCGGGCGGCGCAGATCGCCCAGGGCGGCACCGAGGGCGGTTACCGGGTGTCGTGGTTCGACGACCAGATCCTCTGGGCGGCGCTGTTCGGCGCCCTGGCCCTCGCGGCGATCGTCCTGACCTGGTGGGCGGCCGCCCGGCGCCCGGCGGTGGCCGGCGTCGCCGCTCTCGTCGTACCCGTGCTCATCGCCGTGCAGGCGCTGTCGTTCGCGGGCCCGTACTGGCCCAAGTCCGACAAGGACACCTATTACCCGGTGACCGACGTCCACCGTTACCTGGCGTCTCATCTCGGTGACGACCGGTACGCGGCCGGCGGCGCGATGTTCGTCGGTGCTGACTCCGCGTACCCGCTGCGTGCCCTGAACGGCCACCTGTTCATCGGCAAGCGTCTGGGCGAGGCGCTCGACGGCATGCCCGGCTGGGGCCTGGGTGATCCGCCCACGTACATCAACTTCCGGTCGACGCTGCAGACCGCCCAGCAGCCCCTGTTCGACCGCCTCGGCGTGAAGTACTTCGTGTCGGCACCGTGGGACGAGGTCTTCGGCACCGTCACCGAGGCCGCGAACACCGGCGGCACCAGCGCGGTCCGTGGCGATCAGCCGCTCCGGTCGGAGGTGCCGGGCACCGGTCCGCTGCGCGGCGTGACCGTGAAACTCGCGTCGGCGTTCCGCCCGGCTTCGGACGCCACGATCACCGTGGTGCTGCAGGACGAGAAGGGCGCCGAGCTCGCGCGGGCGTCCCGGGTGATCATCGGGCGGGACAACCGCGGGGAGGGCGTCGCGGCCGGCACCGCCATGACGATCCCGGTGGCCGGCGAGGATCTCCCGCCCGGAACGAAGGCGTACGCGACCTTCACCCAGGACGCTCCCGAAGCCCTGACCCTCGCCGGTGGGGTCAGCGTGGTCCGCCCGGCCGACGACGGGTTGCGCCTGGCGTACGCGGGCAACGCGGTCGTCTACGAGCGGCTGACCGCCCTGCCGCGCATCCGCTGGGCGAACACCCCGGTCGTGGAGCCCGACGCGGCCGCGCGGATCACCCTGGTGAACAGCGGCACGCTGAAGCCCGGCCAGGTGGTGCTGGACGCGCCGGGTCCGGCGGTGAAAGCCGGCTCCACCGCGAAGGTCTCGGTGCTCGAAGACGGCGCCGACGCGATCTCGGCCCGGGTGGACGCCTCCGGCGAGGGTTACCTGGTGGTGGCCGACGCTCTGCAGAACGACTGGGCCGTGACGATCGACGACAAGCCGGCCACCCTGGTGCCGGCCGATCACGGCATGGTGGCGGTGGCAGTGCCCGCCGGAGTCCACACGGTGTCGCTGTCGTACCGGACGCCGTATCACTCGCTGGGCACGTATCTGTCGGCAGCGGCCGCGTCGGTGATCGTGGCGATCTTCGTGGGGGCGTGGTTCCGCTCCCGCCGCAAGCGTCGTTCGGAGCCGGCAGAGGCCTGA
- a CDS encoding NAD-dependent epimerase/dehydratase family protein, with translation MRIVVTGASGNVGSAVVRAAVGSGAEVTGVVRRTPSERAAPAGTRWVRCDIGSVHADAVLRDAMEGADAVVHLAWAIQPSHDRRLLARTNVLGTRAVIRAAELAGVPHLVHASSVGVYSTGPKDRTVGEDWPTGGIATSSYSRDKVAAERLLDACSVPVVTRIRPALVVQRRAASELLRYFLPALARPLVKLTLPVLPLPDRTVTQVVHADDVADAVLRILAARAAGPFNLAPEPPLRPDDLARAFGGRRVPLPAAVLRAGAAASWSAHLQPVDVGWVDLLLGTPLLDSSRARDELGWVPRYDTHEALADVVAGLRDHSGDRSPLLRPLRLFA, from the coding sequence ATGCGCATCGTCGTGACCGGAGCCAGCGGAAATGTCGGAAGCGCCGTAGTTCGTGCGGCTGTGGGATCAGGGGCGGAAGTGACCGGGGTGGTGAGGCGCACCCCGTCCGAGCGGGCGGCTCCGGCCGGCACCCGGTGGGTCCGCTGCGACATCGGTTCGGTCCACGCCGACGCCGTCCTGCGCGACGCGATGGAGGGCGCCGACGCGGTCGTCCACCTGGCCTGGGCGATCCAGCCGAGCCATGACCGCCGCCTGCTCGCCCGCACGAACGTGCTCGGCACCCGAGCCGTGATCCGGGCCGCCGAACTCGCCGGTGTCCCCCACCTCGTGCACGCGTCGAGCGTCGGCGTCTACTCGACCGGGCCCAAGGACCGCACCGTCGGAGAGGACTGGCCCACCGGCGGGATCGCGACGTCCTCGTACAGCCGGGACAAGGTCGCCGCCGAGCGGCTGCTCGACGCCTGCTCGGTGCCGGTCGTGACCCGGATCCGTCCGGCCCTGGTCGTGCAGCGCCGAGCCGCGAGCGAGCTGCTGCGCTACTTCCTGCCCGCGTTGGCCCGGCCGCTGGTGAAGCTGACACTGCCGGTGCTGCCGCTGCCCGACCGCACGGTCACCCAGGTCGTCCACGCGGACGACGTCGCCGACGCCGTGCTACGTATCCTCGCGGCGCGGGCCGCCGGGCCGTTCAACCTGGCGCCGGAGCCCCCGCTGCGCCCCGACGACCTGGCCAGGGCGTTCGGGGGTCGGCGCGTCCCGCTGCCGGCGGCGGTGCTGCGTGCCGGCGCGGCCGCCAGCTGGTCGGCCCATCTCCAGCCGGTGGACGTCGGCTGGGTCGACCTGCTGCTCGGTACGCCGCTGCTGGACAGCTCGCGGGCCCGCGACGAACTCGGCTGGGTGCCGCGCTACGACACCCACGAAGCGCTCGCGGACGTGGTCGCCGGGCTCCGCGACCACTCCGGCGACCGTTCCCCGCTCCTCCGCCCGCTCCGGCTCTTCGCGTAG
- a CDS encoding DUF6480 family protein translates to MSWQGPDPSRTPGLEPGGGVPPGETPPGEGGTSAITHQEKGPAPKWVPWVVIGAIGLMVVAVALFMLLRVFFIAD, encoded by the coding sequence ATGAGTTGGCAAGGTCCGGACCCGAGCCGTACCCCTGGACTGGAGCCGGGCGGAGGTGTACCGCCGGGCGAGACACCGCCGGGTGAGGGCGGCACGTCCGCGATCACTCATCAGGAGAAGGGGCCTGCCCCGAAGTGGGTGCCCTGGGTGGTCATCGGGGCGATCGGCTTGATGGTCGTCGCCGTGGCGCTGTTCATGCTGTTGCGTGTGTTCTTCATCGCCGACTGA
- a CDS encoding Rieske 2Fe-2S domain-containing protein: MSVIRGLFSRLENARLLDPVAEAVAGAVQTSIPNTRIKDLLHGRWLGHPVHPVLVQVPVGAWVSASVLDFMPGGRRAAQRLVGLGLLTAPAAVAAGLADWSELEPDQRRVGLVHAAANTVGIAFYTASWGARRNGRHLAGVGYALLGLSAVGLGGALGGHLAYSQASGVNHAEGTMRRAGGEWHDLGPLDEIPIGKPVRRDVGDTTVVVYRRSLSSGGGVHVLASECSHAGGPLHEGEVTDGPGEPRISCPWHGSVFRLVDGEPLRGPATACQPVFRTEIAAGRLRARANAEGSVWKNAEV; this comes from the coding sequence ATGTCGGTGATCCGAGGACTCTTCTCCCGCCTGGAGAACGCGCGGCTCCTGGACCCCGTGGCCGAGGCCGTCGCCGGTGCCGTCCAGACGTCGATTCCGAACACCCGCATTAAGGACCTGTTGCACGGCCGCTGGCTCGGCCACCCCGTGCACCCGGTGCTGGTGCAGGTGCCGGTCGGCGCCTGGGTCTCGGCCAGCGTGCTGGACTTCATGCCCGGTGGCCGCAGGGCCGCGCAACGATTGGTCGGGCTCGGTCTGCTGACCGCGCCGGCCGCGGTGGCCGCCGGTCTGGCGGACTGGTCCGAGCTCGAGCCCGATCAGCGCCGGGTCGGGCTGGTGCACGCGGCCGCGAACACGGTCGGCATCGCGTTCTACACCGCGTCGTGGGGCGCCCGGCGCAACGGCCGCCACCTGGCCGGGGTGGGGTACGCCCTGCTCGGCCTCTCCGCGGTCGGCCTCGGCGGCGCACTCGGCGGCCATCTGGCGTATTCGCAGGCCAGCGGCGTGAACCACGCCGAGGGTACGATGCGCAGGGCCGGCGGGGAGTGGCACGACCTCGGACCGCTGGACGAGATCCCGATCGGGAAGCCGGTCCGTCGGGACGTCGGTGACACGACGGTGGTCGTCTACCGGCGGTCGCTGTCGTCCGGCGGCGGCGTCCACGTGCTCGCGTCGGAGTGCAGTCACGCCGGCGGGCCGCTGCACGAGGGTGAGGTGACCGACGGCCCCGGGGAGCCACGCATTTCCTGCCCGTGGCACGGGTCGGTGTTCCGGTTGGTCGACGGGGAGCCGCTGCGCGGTCCGGCGACGGCCTGTCAGCCGGTGTTCCGGACCGAGATCGCGGCCGGTCGGCTGCGCGCGCGGGCGAACGCGGAAGGAAGCGTGTGGAAGAACGCGGAAGTGTGA
- a CDS encoding CDGSH iron-sulfur domain-containing protein, with amino-acid sequence MSVTLYEDGPLLLRGDFVIQGQDGEPIDPGRATVALCRCGKSGLKPFCDGTHKLVNFSAPGQ; translated from the coding sequence GTGAGCGTCACCCTCTACGAGGACGGCCCGCTGCTGCTGCGGGGCGACTTCGTGATCCAGGGTCAGGACGGCGAACCGATCGATCCCGGCCGGGCCACAGTGGCGCTGTGCCGCTGCGGCAAGTCCGGCCTCAAGCCCTTCTGCGACGGCACCCACAAGCTCGTGAACTTCTCCGCCCCAGGTCAGTGA
- a CDS encoding iron-containing redox enzyme family protein, whose translation MRLPEPRGGISEAVVGALVGMPGSFTGIPVSLSGDEPWLDEDLQLALWVLYELHYRGFDGVDPDWEWDPELLALRARLEAHFVGGLRAAVPVPAGAPVARALSTLASDDTGPSMSRFLQRKATLAQFREFVVHRSVYHLKEADPHSWGIPRLGGRPKAALIEIQTDEYGGGRVERMHAELFRTTMGALDLDQGYGAYLEQASAPTLATNNLMSMFGLHRRWLPALLGHLAAFEMTSSIPNRRYGNGLRRLGGDAAATRFYDEHVAADAVHEQIAAHDLCGGYVAQFPDQADDLLFGAACGMFLDGVAAGWILARWESGESSLRNAPASDLAVSA comes from the coding sequence ATGCGGTTGCCGGAGCCACGGGGTGGCATAAGCGAAGCGGTGGTCGGGGCTCTCGTGGGGATGCCTGGATCCTTCACTGGTATTCCGGTGTCCTTGTCGGGGGACGAGCCGTGGCTCGACGAGGACCTCCAGCTGGCGCTGTGGGTGCTCTACGAACTGCACTACCGAGGGTTCGACGGGGTGGACCCGGACTGGGAGTGGGATCCCGAGCTGCTCGCGCTGCGGGCGCGGTTGGAGGCGCACTTCGTCGGCGGGCTCCGCGCGGCGGTGCCGGTACCGGCCGGTGCGCCGGTGGCGCGGGCGCTGAGCACGCTCGCGAGCGACGACACCGGCCCGTCGATGAGCCGGTTCCTGCAGCGCAAGGCGACGCTCGCGCAGTTCCGCGAGTTCGTCGTCCACCGCTCCGTGTATCACCTCAAAGAGGCCGACCCGCACAGCTGGGGCATTCCGCGGCTCGGCGGGCGGCCCAAGGCCGCGTTGATCGAGATCCAGACCGACGAGTACGGCGGCGGCCGGGTCGAGCGCATGCACGCCGAACTCTTCCGGACGACGATGGGCGCGCTGGACCTCGACCAGGGGTACGGCGCGTACCTGGAGCAGGCGTCCGCGCCGACGCTGGCCACCAACAACCTGATGTCGATGTTCGGGCTGCACCGGCGCTGGCTACCCGCGCTGCTGGGGCACCTGGCCGCGTTCGAGATGACCTCGTCGATCCCGAACCGGCGCTACGGCAACGGGCTGCGCCGGCTCGGCGGCGACGCGGCCGCGACCCGCTTCTACGACGAGCACGTCGCGGCCGACGCGGTGCACGAGCAGATCGCCGCGCACGACCTGTGTGGCGGGTACGTGGCGCAGTTCCCCGACCAGGCCGACGACCTGCTGTTCGGAGCCGCCTGCGGGATGTTCCTGGACGGCGTCGCGGCCGGCTGGATCCTGGCCCGCTGGGAGTCCGGCGAGTCCTCGCTGCGCAACGCCCCGGCCTCGGACCTGGCGGTCTCGGCCTGA
- a CDS encoding MBL fold metallo-hydrolase: MTPVGSLLFIGNATVLLRLGGFTVLTDPNFLHRGEYAYLGKGLVSRRRHAPALGIDDLPPLDAVVLSHLHGDHFDRRAARGLSRDVPIVSTPAAARRLGRKGFREASGLSPWTEWETRRGDEVLRVTSVPGQHGPALFHRLLPPVMGSVVDLERDGERTYRLYVTGDTLCRPWLGEIAERFPGIDAMLVHLGGTRVLGVLVTMDAKQGADLATLIGAPVIHPIHFDDYTVMKSPLSAFLDETSRRGIAGVTKLERGRTVPLSPAVSDAR, encoded by the coding sequence ATGACGCCCGTCGGAAGCCTGCTGTTCATCGGTAACGCCACCGTGCTGTTGCGGCTCGGTGGCTTCACCGTTCTCACCGACCCGAACTTCCTGCACCGCGGGGAGTACGCCTACCTGGGCAAGGGCCTGGTGTCCCGGCGGCGGCACGCACCCGCGCTCGGGATCGACGACCTCCCGCCGCTGGACGCCGTTGTGCTCTCGCACCTGCACGGCGACCACTTCGACCGGCGGGCGGCGCGTGGGCTCTCCCGTGACGTGCCGATCGTCTCCACGCCGGCGGCCGCGCGGCGGCTGGGCCGCAAGGGCTTCCGCGAGGCGTCCGGACTGTCGCCGTGGACCGAGTGGGAGACGCGCCGGGGCGACGAGGTCCTGCGGGTGACGTCGGTGCCCGGCCAGCACGGGCCCGCGCTGTTCCACCGGCTGCTGCCCCCGGTGATGGGCAGCGTCGTCGACCTGGAGCGCGACGGCGAGCGCACGTACCGGCTGTACGTCACCGGAGACACGCTGTGCCGACCCTGGCTCGGCGAGATCGCCGAGCGATTCCCCGGCATCGACGCAATGCTCGTGCACCTGGGCGGCACCCGCGTGCTCGGCGTCCTGGTGACGATGGACGCGAAACAAGGCGCCGACCTGGCGACGCTGATCGGGGCGCCGGTGATCCACCCGATTCATTTCGACGACTACACGGTGATGAAGTCGCCACTGTCGGCGTTCCTGGACGAGACGTCGCGACGGGGAATCGCGGGTGTGACGAAGCTCGAGCGTGGCCGCACAGTTCCACTCTCACCTGCCGTTTCGGATGCGCGCTAG